The Mycobacteriales bacterium nucleotide sequence CGACCGCGGCGACCCCGCAGCCGGCGATGCTCATCACCCACGGCTTCGGGCTGTCGAAGTCCGCGCCCGAGGTCGTGGCGCAGGCCAGCTACTTCGCCCGCCACGGCTACGTCGTGCTGACCTGGACCAGCGCCGGTTTCGGCGGCTCGGGCGGCTGCATCACGCTGCACCAGGCCGACTACGACGGGAAGGCCGCGCGGCAGCTCGTCGACGTCCTCGCCGCCCGCCCTGAGGTACTGAAGGACGCGCGCGGTCCGGTGGTGGGCACGGTCGGCGGCTCCTACGGCGGCGGCGGCCAGCTCGTCCACGCCGGCATCGACGACCGGGTCCGGGCCGCCGCGCCGGGCCGCACCTGGAACCTCCTGCAGTACTCCCTCTACCCCAACAACTGGGTCAAGCCCGGCGACCCGACCGGCTTCTCCCACCAGCTCCACGAGCAGGGCGTTTTCAAGGCGCAGTGGACGACGCTGCTCTTCGCCGCGGGCAACACCCAGCCCGTCGGCGGGATCCCCCCGACGGGAGCGATGAACGGGAACTGCCCCGGCGACAAGCTCTCCTCGGCCGACCCCGTTCTGGTGGCAGGCACCCCCTGCGTCGGCTTCACCGTCGAGGTCTGCGAGGTCTTCGCGCGCATCGTCGCGACCGGCGACGCCTCCGCCGAGGACCGCGCACTGCTCGGCCGGGCGTCTGCCGCCACCTATGTCCCCGAGCTCGACATCCCGGTCCTGTTCGTCCAGGGCCAGCGCGACACGCTGTTCAACGTCAACGACGCGCTCGCGACCTACACCGCCCTGAAGGCCCGCGGCAAGACCGTCAAGATGGTCTGGAACTCCGGCGGGCACGGCGGCTACACCAGCCTGCCCGGCGAGTGCGAGGTCTACGGCGGCGGGACGGGCGGCGAGGGCTTCGCCGGCCTCGAGGGCTGCTACCTCACCAGCCGCACGCTGGCCTTCTTCGACAGCGCGCTGCGCGGCAAGGCCGACCCCTTCCCGAGCTTCAGCTGGCACCGCGACTGGACCCCCGAGGCCACCGGGGCGAGCAACGCCAGCCAGTACGCCGCTGCCGCTGCCTACCCCGCGATGCCCTCGACGACCTTCACGCTCTCGGGGACGGACGCCCTGGTGACCGCCGGCGCGACCACTGGCAGCGCGATGTTCCTCAACCCGCCCGGCGGCCAGCCCGCGGCCTTCACCGAGACGTCGAACTTCACCGGTGACGGCACCGACCCGCGCCAGCCCTCCGAGCAGCCGGGCCAGTCGGTGTCGTTCACGTCCGAGCCCTTCGCCACCGACACCGAGTCGGTCGGCGTCCCGTCGGCCACCCTGCGGCTGTCGCACGTCGCGCCCACCGACCTCGTCATGTTCGGCAAGGTCTACGACGTCGCCCCCGACGGCTCGAGCGAGCTCATCCACCGGCTCATCGCCCCGGCGCGCATCCCCACTGCGGCGCTCGAGTCGCCCGTCACGATCCAGCTGCTCGGCTTCGCGCACCGCTTCGACGCCGGCCACTCGGTGCGGCTCACCCTGGCGGCGACCGACATGACGTCGCGCAACAACCTGGTCGCCGACGCGATCACGGTGACGACCGGTCCGGGCTCGACCTTCTCGCTCCCGATGCGCGCCGCCGCAGCCGCACCCCCGGTCGTGACGCCCCCCGCCGGACCTCCTGCCGTGCCGCCCGCCGCCCCGCCCGCCGCACCGTCTCCGACCCTGCCCAGCACCGGCCTGCCCGCCACCCTGCCCGCAGCCGCAGCCCTGCTCGTGGTGGCAGGGGTCGCGGTCCGCCGCCGGTTAGCCAGCCACTAGCCAGGATCAACAGGGGATCTGCACGCGACCTGTCGGCGAGTCTCGTGCAGAACGCCTGTTGATCTTGGATGCGGACGCAGGAGCGGGGCGCGGGGTCGCGGGGGTCAGCTAGCGGTCGCGCTGCCGACGCTCTCGCGGACCCACTCGACGATGGCCTTCGGCGACGCGCCGGCGGTGAAGATCTTGGTGACGCCGGCGGCCTCGAGGACCGGGATGTCGTCCTCCGGGATGATGCCGCCGCCGAAGACGACCACGTCGTCGGCGCCGCGGGCGCGCAGCAGCTCGACGACGCGGGGCATCAAGGTCAGGTGGGCGCCCGAGAGGATCGACAGGCCGACGCAGTCCGCGTCCTCCTGGATCGTCGTCTCGACGATCTGCTCCGGCGTCTGGTGCAGCCCGGTGTAGATGACCTCCATGCCGGCGTCGCGCAGGGCGCGCGCGACGACCTTGGCACCGCGGTCGTGGCCGTCCAGACCGGGCTTCGCGACGACCACGCGGATGCGGGACGTGGTGGTCATCGGGGCCTCCTCGACAGCGGTGGTGCCAGCGGTGGGAGAGTACGCGCACTGTGACGACCGACTGGCGGGCACCGCTGCTCGAGGGTGCCGCGCGGGTGCCGGTCCCCTTCGTCGGGCGCGACCCGGGCGGGTGGCCCGGCTACTCCCCGCGGCCCGCCGTCACGGTCTGGCGGCTGGTCTCGGGCCCGGTCGCCGCGGCCTGGGACTTCTCGGTCTTCGGCGGCTCCTTCGGCGAGGACGACGCGACCGCGCTGGTCGCCGCCGCCGACCTCGCCCGCACCGAGCGGGTCCCGCTCGTCACCCTCGTCCGCTCCGGGGGTACCCGGCTGCAGGAGGGGATGGCCGCGCTCGTCGGCATCCCGCGGGCGCGGATCGCGCTGCTCGCCCTGGCCGCCGAGGGCCTGCCCCACCTGTCGGTCGCCGACGTCCCGACCACCGGCGGCGTCTGGATCTCGGTGGCCTCCGCAGCCGACCTGCGGGTCGCCGTCGAGGGCGCGACCGTCGGCTTCGCCGGGCCGCGCGTCGTCGAGGCCGTCACCGGCACGCTGCCGCTCGGGGACAGCCACACCGCCGCCTCCGCCCACCGCGCCGGCCTCGTCGACGCCGTCCTGCCCGGCGAGGACGTCCCCGGCTGGCTCGCCCGCGCGCTCGACGCCCTCTCCCCCGGGACACCCACACCCCTGACCGCTGCGGCCGCGCCGCACGAGGTCGAGCAGACCTCGGGGTGGGAGCAGGTACGCCGGGCCCGCGGGCGCTCCGTCGGCGGTCGCGCCCTGCTCGCGGGCCTGCTCACCGGCGCCGTCGACCTCTGCGCACCGCGCGGTGACAGCACCGTCGCTGCCGCCGTCGGGCGGGTCGCGGGCCTCGGTGTCGTCGGCGTCGCCCTGGCGTCGGAGGTCGGGGGCCGGCCGACCCCCGATGGCTACCGGCTGCTCACCCGCGCTGCCCGCTTCGCCGACCGGCTCGGGCTGCCGCTGCTCACCCTCGTCGACACGCCCGGGGCGGAGCCCGGCACCGAGGCCGAGGAGGGCGGGGTCGCGCCCGCCATGGGCGAGGCGCTCGACGCGGTCCTCACCTGCCGGTCCCCCACGCTGTCGGTGGTGCACGGCGAGGGCGGCTCGGGCGGTGCGCTCGCCGCCGCCGCCACCGACGTCGTGCTGCTCACCGACGAGGCCTACTTCGCCGCGATCGGGCCGGAAGGCGCGTCCGCCGCGCTCCGCCGGCCGCCCGAGGAGTGCGCCGACCTCATGGGCATCACCCCCGCCGACCTGCTGCGGCTCGGCGTCGCCGACGCTGTCCTCGCGCCCGCTGACGTGGCGGCCGAGGCCGGCCGGCGGCTCGGCCTGCTCGTCGCGGAGGCGCCCGGCGGGCGGGCCGTCGCGCGGCGTACGCGGTGGTCTGCCCCTGTTCGCGGATCGCTCTGACGCCAGACAGGTGTGCGTTGCGTCACGCGCGGGCAACGGTGTGTGTAGCGTCACGCCCGTAGGACGCCCGAGCACCCGCGACCCCGGAGGCTGACGTGCAGGACCCACGGCCCGCGCTGCGGCGCGCCGGGGCGACGACCCGACGCGGCGTCCGCACCGTCTGCAGCCCCGCGGGGCTGCGCGGCACCGGCACCGAGGTCGCATGGGTCGCCGCGCACGCCGCGATGTACCCGCTCGGCGTGCTGTCGGAGCGCAGTCGCATCACGGTGCGCGAGGAGCTCGAGCGCTTCAGCCTCGGCGACCTGCCGCCGGCCCAGCGCGGACTGCTCATGGGCGACATCGTCGCCGCGGGCACGCCGATCCTGCTCGTGCACGGCCTGGTCGACAACCGCTCGATCTTCACGCTGCTGCGCCGTGCGCTGCGCCGCCGCGGCTTCGGCCGGGTCCTGACGGTCAACTACAGCCCCTTCACCCACGACGTGCGCTCGGCCGCCGCGCGCCTCGCCCGGCTGGTCGAGAAGACCTGCGAGGAGACCGGCTACGAGCGGGTCCACGTCGTCGGGCACTCCCTTGGCGGTGTCGTCGCGCGCTACTACGTGCAGCGGATGGGCGGCGACGCGCGCGTCCACACCCTCTGCACGCTCGGCTCGCCGCACGCCGGCACCGTCGCGGCCCGGCTGCTGCCGACCGAGCTGGTCCGCCAGCTGCGGCCCGGGTCGTCGCTGATGACCGAGCTCGCCGAGCCCGCGCCGGGCATCCGGACTCGGTTCGTGTCCTTCTGGTCCGACCTCGACCAGCTCATCGTCCCCAAGCGCTCCGCCCGCCTCGACCACCCCGACCTGTCGGTCCGCAACGTCCTGCTGCGCGGCGTCGGCCACATGTCGCTGCCGATCGACGGCCGGGTCGTCCACGAGATCGCGACGCTGCTCAGCCACCTCGACCACGACGGCGCGACGATCCTGTCGGGGATCACCCCCATCGAGGCCACCGTGCCGGCCCCGGCGCCCGTTCCGGAGCCGCGCCGCACCCTGGCGGTCCTCGGCCGCCTGCGCCGGGGCACCGCCCCTGCCTGACCGACCCGCGCGCACCCTCTCCCTCCCGCCCCCATCTTCCCCGGATGTGGCGATCACGCCCGCGGGGCACGCCGCGCATGATCGCCACTTCCCCGCCCCGCAGTCGGCCGCCCCCGCGGGCCCTTTCAGAGGTGGCGATCACGCCCGCGGGGCACACCGCGCATGATCGCCACCACCCGCCGAGACCGCTCGGATGATCAAGGAACGGCCGCGTCCGTCCGCTGAGTAACTAGTCACGTCGGGCTACGTGGGCTTGGCCGTCCGGGCTACGTCGTATAACGTCGTGGTAACGACCCGCCCCTCTCCGGGCGGTCGACGTGCGTCCGGGCCCCGTGAGGGGCCTGTGCCGTGCCGCCCCGACCCCGACACCGGAGCCGAGACGTTGCCCTCCGCACACCCCCCGCTCGCCCCGCACGACGCCGACGTCCTCACCGACGCAGCGCCTGACGCGGCCACCTCCGCCCACAGCACCGCCCCCGCCGGCCCCCGCCGGACCGTTGCGGTGCCTGCCGTCCTGCTCGTCGCCGGCACCCTCGCCATGGTCGGCCTCGCCGCCCCGAGCAGCTCCGGCGACGACACCGTCCGCGTCACCGCCGCCGCGCAGACCAGCACCGTGATCGACCTCGGCGCGGCCACCGCAGGCAAGCGCCTCGACCTGCTCGACGGCCCGCTGCCGGTCGTCGCGCGCCCCGTCAAGAAGGCCGCGCCGCCGCGGGCCACCCGCACCCGCACCCGCCCGAAGGCCACACCGGTCGAGCGCGCCCGCTACTGCCGCCCCAACGGCGGCGGCATCTCCAGCAACTACGGCCAGCGCTGGGGCCGCATGCACAAGGGCGTCGACTTCAACGGCTCCTACGGCTCGCCGATCCGAGCGGCCGCGGCCGGCCGCGTCGTCAGCGCGGGCTACGACGGCGGCTACGGCAACCTCGTGACCGTCCGCCACAGCGACGGCACTGTCACCGCCTACGCCCACATGAGCAAGATCCTGATCCGCGGTGGCCGGGTCGACGCCTGCGACACCCTCGGCTACGTCGGCTCGACCGGCAACAGCACCGGCCCGCACCTGCACTTCGAGGTCCGCGTCGGCGGCGGCACCACGAGCCCGCTGCGCTGGCTGCGCGCGCACGGCGTCCGCGTCTAACCGCTAGAGCTTCTCCACCGGCGCGTAGCGCAGGAGCAGCCACTTCGCGCCCGTCCCGGCGCCGAAGTCGACCTCGGCCTGCATCGAGTCGCCGGCTCCGCGCAGCGCCGTGACGGTGCCGAGCCCGAAGGTGTCGTGGGTGACGCGGTCGCCGACGTCCAGCGCCGGGATCGGCCGCAGGCCCGGGCCGGCGGTGCGACCGCGCGGCGTGCCCATCACCCGTGAGGCCACCGCCGCCATCGCCGGGGCCTGCGCGATGGTCGACTCCGCGCGCTGCCACTCGACGAGCGCGGCCGGCACCTCGTCGAGGAACCGCGACGCGGGGTTGTAGCGGGTCTGTCCCCACATCGAGCGGGTGGCGGAGCGCGAGAGGTAGAGCCGCTCGCGCGCGCGGGTGATCCCGACGTACGCCAGCCGTCGCTCCTCCTGCAGCTCGCGCTCGTCGCCGAAGACGCGCTCGTGCGGGAAGACCCCGTCCTCGAGCCCGGTGAGGAAGACGACGGGGTACTCCAGGCCCTTGGCGGCGTGCAGCGTCATGAGCGTGACGACGCCGTCCCCCTCGCCGGGGACCGTGTCGGCGTCGGCGACGAGCGAGACCTGCTCGAGGAACTCCTGCACCCCGCCGTCGGGCACCCGCTCGGAGAACTCGCGGGCCACCCCGACGAGCTCGGAGAGGTTCTCCACCCGCGACTCGTCCTGCGGGTCGACCGACGCGGCGAGCTCGCCGAGGTAGCCGCTGCGGTCGAGCACCGCCTCGAGCACCTCCGCGGGAGGCATGCCGCCGACCACCAGGGTCCGCAGCTCCTCCATGAGGTCGGCGAAGGCGGTCACCGCGGAGGCGGAGCGGGTCGCGATGCCCGGGACCTCCTCGCAGCGGGTCAGCGCCTCGTGGAAGCCGATCCGCTCACGGGCCGCGAAGGCGTCGAGGCAGGCCTCGGCGCGGTCGCCGATCCCGCGGCGCGGGGTGTTGATGATGCGCCGCAGCGACACGACGTCGGCCGGGTTGGCCAGGACGCGGAGGTAGGCCAGGGCGTCCTTGACCTCCTTGCGCTCGTAGAAGCGGACGCCCCCCACCACGCGGTAGGGCAGGCCCACCCGGATGAAGACCTCCTCGAAGGACCGCGACTGCGCGTTGGTGCGGTAGAAGACCGCGACCTGCGAGGGCTTGACCTGGTGGTCGTCGGTGAGCCGGTCGACCTCGCCCGCGACGAAGGCGGCCTCGTCGTGCTCGTTGTCCGCGACGTAACCGACGATGCGCTCACCGTCACCGGAGTCGGTCCACAGCCGCTTGTCCTTGCGGTCGGGGTTCTTCGCGATGACCGCGTTGGCCGCCGAGAGGATGGTCTGCGTGGAGCGGTAGTTCTGCTCGAGCAGCACGACGCGGGCGTCGGCGTAGTCCTTCTCGAAGTCCATGATGTTGCGGATGTCGGCGCCCCGGAAGGCGTAGATCGACTGGTCGGCGTCACCGACGACGCACAGCTCGGCCGCCCCGAGGTCACCGACCGGCGAGGTCAGCTCACGGACCAGGGTGTACTGCGCGTGGTTGGTGTCCTGGTACTCGTCGACGAGGACGTGACGGAAGCGCCGTCGGTAGTGCTCGGCCACGTCGGGGAAGGCCTGCAGCAGCGACACCGTCGTCATGATGAGGTCGTCGAAGTCCATCGCGTTGGCCTGCCGCAGCCGCGCCTGGTAGCTCGCGTAGACCTCCGCCACCTGCTTCTGCACGACGTTGTCGGCCCGGTCGCGGGCGGTCTCCCAGTCGACCAGCTCGTTCTTGAGGTCACTGACCTGGTTGCTCAGCTGGCGCGCCGGGAAGCGCTTCGGGTCGAGGTCGAGGTCGCGGCAGACCAGCGTCATGAGGCGCTGCGAGTCGGACTGGTCGTAGATCGAGAACGACTGCGTGAAGCCGAGCTTCTTGGCCTCGGCGCGCAGGATCCGCACGCACGCGGAGTGGAACGTCGACACCCACATCGCGAAGGAGCGGCGGCCGACCAGGCCCGAGACCCGCTCCTTCATCTCGCCCGCGGCCTTGTTGGTGAAGGTGATGGCGAGCACCTCGCCGGGCTGCACCCCGCGGGCGGCCAGCAGGTAGGCGATGCGGGTCGTCAGCACCTTCGTCTTGCCCGAGCCGGCACCGGCGACGACGAGCAGCGGGCTGCCCTCGTGGACGACGGCCTCGCGCTGCTGCGGGTTGAGGCCCTCCAGCA carries:
- a CDS encoding CocE/NonD family hydrolase, which produces MRLALLLSAAVLTAGVATASPAGALDEFTVTPALVTVTDGPADDHQVDIDTDLYVPVSATAATPQPAMLITHGFGLSKSAPEVVAQASYFARHGYVVLTWTSAGFGGSGGCITLHQADYDGKAARQLVDVLAARPEVLKDARGPVVGTVGGSYGGGGQLVHAGIDDRVRAAAPGRTWNLLQYSLYPNNWVKPGDPTGFSHQLHEQGVFKAQWTTLLFAAGNTQPVGGIPPTGAMNGNCPGDKLSSADPVLVAGTPCVGFTVEVCEVFARIVATGDASAEDRALLGRASAATYVPELDIPVLFVQGQRDTLFNVNDALATYTALKARGKTVKMVWNSGGHGGYTSLPGECEVYGGGTGGEGFAGLEGCYLTSRTLAFFDSALRGKADPFPSFSWHRDWTPEATGASNASQYAAAAAYPAMPSTTFTLSGTDALVTAGATTGSAMFLNPPGGQPAAFTETSNFTGDGTDPRQPSEQPGQSVSFTSEPFATDTESVGVPSATLRLSHVAPTDLVMFGKVYDVAPDGSSELIHRLIAPARIPTAALESPVTIQLLGFAHRFDAGHSVRLTLAATDMTSRNNLVADAITVTTGPGSTFSLPMRAAAAAPPVVTPPAGPPAVPPAAPPAAPSPTLPSTGLPATLPAAAALLVVAGVAVRRRLASH
- a CDS encoding cobalamin B12-binding domain-containing protein; this translates as MTTTSRIRVVVAKPGLDGHDRGAKVVARALRDAGMEVIYTGLHQTPEQIVETTIQEDADCVGLSILSGAHLTLMPRVVELLRARGADDVVVFGGGIIPEDDIPVLEAAGVTKIFTAGASPKAIVEWVRESVGSATAS
- a CDS encoding carboxyl transferase domain-containing protein; amino-acid sequence: MTTDWRAPLLEGAARVPVPFVGRDPGGWPGYSPRPAVTVWRLVSGPVAAAWDFSVFGGSFGEDDATALVAAADLARTERVPLVTLVRSGGTRLQEGMAALVGIPRARIALLALAAEGLPHLSVADVPTTGGVWISVASAADLRVAVEGATVGFAGPRVVEAVTGTLPLGDSHTAASAHRAGLVDAVLPGEDVPGWLARALDALSPGTPTPLTAAAAPHEVEQTSGWEQVRRARGRSVGGRALLAGLLTGAVDLCAPRGDSTVAAAVGRVAGLGVVGVALASEVGGRPTPDGYRLLTRAARFADRLGLPLLTLVDTPGAEPGTEAEEGGVAPAMGEALDAVLTCRSPTLSVVHGEGGSGGALAAAATDVVLLTDEAYFAAIGPEGASAALRRPPEECADLMGITPADLLRLGVADAVLAPADVAAEAGRRLGLLVAEAPGGRAVARRTRWSAPVRGSL
- a CDS encoding alpha/beta fold hydrolase, whose translation is MQDPRPALRRAGATTRRGVRTVCSPAGLRGTGTEVAWVAAHAAMYPLGVLSERSRITVREELERFSLGDLPPAQRGLLMGDIVAAGTPILLVHGLVDNRSIFTLLRRALRRRGFGRVLTVNYSPFTHDVRSAAARLARLVEKTCEETGYERVHVVGHSLGGVVARYYVQRMGGDARVHTLCTLGSPHAGTVAARLLPTELVRQLRPGSSLMTELAEPAPGIRTRFVSFWSDLDQLIVPKRSARLDHPDLSVRNVLLRGVGHMSLPIDGRVVHEIATLLSHLDHDGATILSGITPIEATVPAPAPVPEPRRTLAVLGRLRRGTAPA
- a CDS encoding M23 family metallopeptidase, with translation MPSAHPPLAPHDADVLTDAAPDAATSAHSTAPAGPRRTVAVPAVLLVAGTLAMVGLAAPSSSGDDTVRVTAAAQTSTVIDLGAATAGKRLDLLDGPLPVVARPVKKAAPPRATRTRTRPKATPVERARYCRPNGGGISSNYGQRWGRMHKGVDFNGSYGSPIRAAAAGRVVSAGYDGGYGNLVTVRHSDGTVTAYAHMSKILIRGGRVDACDTLGYVGSTGNSTGPHLHFEVRVGGGTTSPLRWLRAHGVRV
- the pcrA gene encoding DNA helicase PcrA, with amino-acid sequence MPYDDFAPAVLAPAGPSVDRLLEGLNPQQREAVVHEGSPLLVVAGAGSGKTKVLTTRIAYLLAARGVQPGEVLAITFTNKAAGEMKERVSGLVGRRSFAMWVSTFHSACVRILRAEAKKLGFTQSFSIYDQSDSQRLMTLVCRDLDLDPKRFPARQLSNQVSDLKNELVDWETARDRADNVVQKQVAEVYASYQARLRQANAMDFDDLIMTTVSLLQAFPDVAEHYRRRFRHVLVDEYQDTNHAQYTLVRELTSPVGDLGAAELCVVGDADQSIYAFRGADIRNIMDFEKDYADARVVLLEQNYRSTQTILSAANAVIAKNPDRKDKRLWTDSGDGERIVGYVADNEHDEAAFVAGEVDRLTDDHQVKPSQVAVFYRTNAQSRSFEEVFIRVGLPYRVVGGVRFYERKEVKDALAYLRVLANPADVVSLRRIINTPRRGIGDRAEACLDAFAARERIGFHEALTRCEEVPGIATRSASAVTAFADLMEELRTLVVGGMPPAEVLEAVLDRSGYLGELAASVDPQDESRVENLSELVGVAREFSERVPDGGVQEFLEQVSLVADADTVPGEGDGVVTLMTLHAAKGLEYPVVFLTGLEDGVFPHERVFGDERELQEERRLAYVGITRARERLYLSRSATRSMWGQTRYNPASRFLDEVPAALVEWQRAESTIAQAPAMAAVASRVMGTPRGRTAGPGLRPIPALDVGDRVTHDTFGLGTVTALRGAGDSMQAEVDFGAGTGAKWLLLRYAPVEKL